A DNA window from Xiphias gladius isolate SHS-SW01 ecotype Sanya breed wild chromosome 3, ASM1685928v1, whole genome shotgun sequence contains the following coding sequences:
- the traf7 gene encoding E3 ubiquitin-protein ligase TRAF7 isoform X1, whose translation MEASFGPTFSAVAAGAKAEGSSTYKQHRRTPSSSSTLTYSPRDDDDGMPPIGTPRRSDSAISVRSLHSESNMSLRSTFSLHEEEEDTEPQVFAEQPSVKLCCQLCCNVFKDPVITTCGHTFCRRCALTSDKCPVDAAKLTVVVNNIAVAEQIGELFIHCKYGCRATASGAGGATASNATVAGKPGAYEVDPLGCPFTIKLSTRKEHEASCDYRPVRCPNNPSCPPLLTMNLEAHLKECEHIKCPHSKYGCTFIGNQDTYETHLEVCKFEGLKEFLQQTDDRFHEMQLTLAQKDQDIAFLRSMLGKLSEKLDQLEKSLELRFDVLDENQSKLSEDLMEFRRDASMLNDELSHINARLNMGILGSYDPQQIFKCKGTFVGHQGPVWCLCVYSTGDLLFSGSSDKTIKVWDTCTTYKCQKTLEGHDGIVLALCIQGNRLYSGSADCTIIVWDIQTLQKVNTIRAHDNPVCTLVSSHNMLFSGSLKAIKVWDIVGTELKLKKELTGLNHWVRALVASQNHLYSGSYQTIKIWDIRSLECVHVLQTSGGSVYSIAVTNHHIVCGTYENLIHVWDIESKEQVRTLTGHVGTVYALAVISTPDQTKVFSASYDRSLRVWSMDNMICTQTLLRHQGSVTALAVSRGRLFSGAVDSTVKVWTC comes from the exons ATGGAGGCCTCGTTTGGCCCTACCTTCTCAGCCGTGGCTGCCGGAGCTAAAG CAGAAGGGTCCAGCACCTACAAGCAGCATAGAAgaactccctcctcctccagcacccTAACCTACTCCCCCCGGGATGATGACGATGGAATG CCTCCCATTGGTACTCCTCGGAGGTCTGATTCGGCCATTTCAGTCCGATCTCTCCATTCCGAGTCCAACATGTCTCTGCGCTCCACTTTCTCTCTGCacgaagaagaggaggataCG gaaCCGCAGGTGTTTGCTGAACAGCCATCAGTAAAACTGTGCTGCCAACTCTGCTGTAATGTCTTCAAGGACCCTGTCATCACCACATGTGGG CACACCTTCTGCAGACGTTGTGCCCTGACTTCAG ACAAGTGCCCAGTGGACGCGGCTAAGCTCACGGTTGTGGTGAACAACATCGCCGTAGCTGAGCAGATAGGAGAGCTGTTCATCCACTGTAAATACGGCTGCAGGGCCACAGCCAGTGGTGCAGGAGGGGCTACAGCCTCCAATGCCACAGTGGCCGGGAAGCCTGGAGCGTATGAGGTGGACCCACTGGGCTGCCCGTTCACTATCAAACTGTCCACACGGAA AGAACATGAGGCCAGTTGTGACTACAGGCCAGTTCGCTGCCCCAACAACCCCTCATGCCCCCCGCTGCTCACCATGAACCTGGAAGCTCACCTCAAAGAATGTGAGCACATCAAATGTCCGCACTCCAAATATGG CTGTACGTTCATCGGTAACCAAGACACCTATGAAACCCACCTGGAAGTGTGTAAATTTGAGGGGCTGAAGGAGTTTCTGCAGCAGACTGATGACAG GTTCCACGAGATGCAGCTGACTCTGGCCCAGAAGGACCAAGATATTGCCTTCCTGCGCTCCATGTTGGGCAAACTATCAGAGAAATTAGATCAGCTAGAGAAGAGCCTGGAGCTCAGATTTG atGTGCTGGATGAGAACCAGAGTAAACTGAGCGAGGACCTGATGGAATTTCGCAGAGATGCCTCCATGCttaat gatGAGTTGTCCCACATCAACGCCAGGCTCAACATGGGAATCCTGGGCT cGTACGACCCCCAGCAGATCTTCAAGTGTAAGGGGACATTTGTTGGCCACCAGGGTCCCGTCTGGTGTCTCTGTGTCTACTCCACTGGAGACCTGCTCTTCTCGGGATCGTCAGATAAGACTATCAAG GTATGGGATACCTGCACCACCTACAAGTGTCAGAAAACCCTTGAAGGTCATGATGGCATCGTACTAGCTCTGTGTATCCAGGG AAACAGGCTATACAGTGGCTCTGCAGACTGCACAATCATC GTGTGGGACATCCAGACCCTGCAGAAAGTCAATACTATCCGTGCCCATGACAACCCTGTATGTACCCTGGTCTCCTCCCACAACATGTTGTTCAGCGGCTCCCTCAAGGCCATTAAG gtgtgggACATCGTGGGTACAGAGTTGAAGCTGAAGAAGGAGCTGACTGGTCTGAATCACTGGGTTAGAGCACTGGTGGCCTCCCAGAACCACCTGTACAGCGGCTCATATCAGACCATCAAG aTCTGGGACATCCGCTCTCTGGAGTGTGTCCACGTCCTACAGACCAGCGGAGGCAGTGTCTACTCCATCGCTGTCACCAACCACCACATCGTCTGTGGCACTTATGAAAATCTCATCCAC GTGTGGGATATTGAGTCTAAAGAGCAGGTGCGGACCCTTACAGGTCACGTGGGAACAGTTTACGCTCTTGCTGTCATCTCCACCCCTGACCAGACCAAAGTGTTCAGCGCCTCCTACGACCGTTCCCTCAGG GTGTGGAGCATGGACAACATGATCTGTACTCAGACCCTGCTGAGACACCAGGGCAGCGTAACAGCTCTGGCCGTTTCCAGGGGGCGCCTCTTCTCTGGAGCTGTTGACAGCACCGTCAAG GTGTGGACATGCTAA
- the traf7 gene encoding E3 ubiquitin-protein ligase TRAF7 isoform X2 — protein MEASFGPTFSAVAAGAKEGSSTYKQHRRTPSSSSTLTYSPRDDDDGMPPIGTPRRSDSAISVRSLHSESNMSLRSTFSLHEEEEDTEPQVFAEQPSVKLCCQLCCNVFKDPVITTCGHTFCRRCALTSDKCPVDAAKLTVVVNNIAVAEQIGELFIHCKYGCRATASGAGGATASNATVAGKPGAYEVDPLGCPFTIKLSTRKEHEASCDYRPVRCPNNPSCPPLLTMNLEAHLKECEHIKCPHSKYGCTFIGNQDTYETHLEVCKFEGLKEFLQQTDDRFHEMQLTLAQKDQDIAFLRSMLGKLSEKLDQLEKSLELRFDVLDENQSKLSEDLMEFRRDASMLNDELSHINARLNMGILGSYDPQQIFKCKGTFVGHQGPVWCLCVYSTGDLLFSGSSDKTIKVWDTCTTYKCQKTLEGHDGIVLALCIQGNRLYSGSADCTIIVWDIQTLQKVNTIRAHDNPVCTLVSSHNMLFSGSLKAIKVWDIVGTELKLKKELTGLNHWVRALVASQNHLYSGSYQTIKIWDIRSLECVHVLQTSGGSVYSIAVTNHHIVCGTYENLIHVWDIESKEQVRTLTGHVGTVYALAVISTPDQTKVFSASYDRSLRVWSMDNMICTQTLLRHQGSVTALAVSRGRLFSGAVDSTVKVWTC, from the exons ATGGAGGCCTCGTTTGGCCCTACCTTCTCAGCCGTGGCTGCCGGAGCTAAAG AAGGGTCCAGCACCTACAAGCAGCATAGAAgaactccctcctcctccagcacccTAACCTACTCCCCCCGGGATGATGACGATGGAATG CCTCCCATTGGTACTCCTCGGAGGTCTGATTCGGCCATTTCAGTCCGATCTCTCCATTCCGAGTCCAACATGTCTCTGCGCTCCACTTTCTCTCTGCacgaagaagaggaggataCG gaaCCGCAGGTGTTTGCTGAACAGCCATCAGTAAAACTGTGCTGCCAACTCTGCTGTAATGTCTTCAAGGACCCTGTCATCACCACATGTGGG CACACCTTCTGCAGACGTTGTGCCCTGACTTCAG ACAAGTGCCCAGTGGACGCGGCTAAGCTCACGGTTGTGGTGAACAACATCGCCGTAGCTGAGCAGATAGGAGAGCTGTTCATCCACTGTAAATACGGCTGCAGGGCCACAGCCAGTGGTGCAGGAGGGGCTACAGCCTCCAATGCCACAGTGGCCGGGAAGCCTGGAGCGTATGAGGTGGACCCACTGGGCTGCCCGTTCACTATCAAACTGTCCACACGGAA AGAACATGAGGCCAGTTGTGACTACAGGCCAGTTCGCTGCCCCAACAACCCCTCATGCCCCCCGCTGCTCACCATGAACCTGGAAGCTCACCTCAAAGAATGTGAGCACATCAAATGTCCGCACTCCAAATATGG CTGTACGTTCATCGGTAACCAAGACACCTATGAAACCCACCTGGAAGTGTGTAAATTTGAGGGGCTGAAGGAGTTTCTGCAGCAGACTGATGACAG GTTCCACGAGATGCAGCTGACTCTGGCCCAGAAGGACCAAGATATTGCCTTCCTGCGCTCCATGTTGGGCAAACTATCAGAGAAATTAGATCAGCTAGAGAAGAGCCTGGAGCTCAGATTTG atGTGCTGGATGAGAACCAGAGTAAACTGAGCGAGGACCTGATGGAATTTCGCAGAGATGCCTCCATGCttaat gatGAGTTGTCCCACATCAACGCCAGGCTCAACATGGGAATCCTGGGCT cGTACGACCCCCAGCAGATCTTCAAGTGTAAGGGGACATTTGTTGGCCACCAGGGTCCCGTCTGGTGTCTCTGTGTCTACTCCACTGGAGACCTGCTCTTCTCGGGATCGTCAGATAAGACTATCAAG GTATGGGATACCTGCACCACCTACAAGTGTCAGAAAACCCTTGAAGGTCATGATGGCATCGTACTAGCTCTGTGTATCCAGGG AAACAGGCTATACAGTGGCTCTGCAGACTGCACAATCATC GTGTGGGACATCCAGACCCTGCAGAAAGTCAATACTATCCGTGCCCATGACAACCCTGTATGTACCCTGGTCTCCTCCCACAACATGTTGTTCAGCGGCTCCCTCAAGGCCATTAAG gtgtgggACATCGTGGGTACAGAGTTGAAGCTGAAGAAGGAGCTGACTGGTCTGAATCACTGGGTTAGAGCACTGGTGGCCTCCCAGAACCACCTGTACAGCGGCTCATATCAGACCATCAAG aTCTGGGACATCCGCTCTCTGGAGTGTGTCCACGTCCTACAGACCAGCGGAGGCAGTGTCTACTCCATCGCTGTCACCAACCACCACATCGTCTGTGGCACTTATGAAAATCTCATCCAC GTGTGGGATATTGAGTCTAAAGAGCAGGTGCGGACCCTTACAGGTCACGTGGGAACAGTTTACGCTCTTGCTGTCATCTCCACCCCTGACCAGACCAAAGTGTTCAGCGCCTCCTACGACCGTTCCCTCAGG GTGTGGAGCATGGACAACATGATCTGTACTCAGACCCTGCTGAGACACCAGGGCAGCGTAACAGCTCTGGCCGTTTCCAGGGGGCGCCTCTTCTCTGGAGCTGTTGACAGCACCGTCAAG GTGTGGACATGCTAA